DNA sequence from the Alkaliphilus metalliredigens QYMF genome:
GTTAGTGGTATAAAAATGAATTAATTTAGAGTAGAGGGCTTGTTGTTTATAGCCCTTTAAACTTTAAAAAAATACTGGAATAAAGGTTATATACAGAGGGTATAAGTTTATGTTCAAACATAAATTTATACCCTCTTGAAGAGATACAAGGAAAATGTAATATATTATTAACTGTTTTTAAGCAGATTTAAGAAAAACATAATATATTATTAATTGATTTTGTACATAAAAGTAATATATAATATGGTATAAATTGTATCGAACCGTCGGTCAGGTAAAAAAGTAGATTACTGACGATTTGGTAAAAAATTTTAATAAAACAAGATGTTGGAGGGAAATGAAATGACAAAAAAAGTAATTTATTTTTTATTACTCACACTGCTTTTAACAACTGTCTTAGTCGGTTGCAGTGGAGAAGAAGAGGCAACTACAATACTAGAGGAAGAAGCCTATGTACCTGTAGAGGTTGAAAGAGCAGAAACCAAATATATCGGAAATGGTGTCAATTTAAACGGAAAAATACATGCCAATGATGAGGCCATGGTATTGCCCAAAATACCAGGACGTGTTACTTCTGTCAATGTGAAGTTGGGGGACTTTGTTCAAAAGGATAGTGTTTTATTTACCATCGATCAAAAAGATGTTCTGAGAAGCATAGAGCAGGCTGAACAATCCGTTAATTTAGCCCAAAGAAGTGTGGAGCAAGCAGAAAATGCTGTTGAGACCACTAAAATCAGCTTTGAAACCACAAAGGAAAACATAGAAAATGCTGAGATCAATTTACAAAGAACAAAGGAGCTTTTTGACGCGGGGGCTGCCTCAAGAAGCCAGTTGGAGCAAGCAGAATTAGCGGCTTCGAGAAGACCTTTAGAGACTGTTGAAAATCAAATCCGTCAAGCGGAGATAGGGTATCAACAAGCTCTAAATCAATTATCACAGGCTCAAATAGGTTATCGACAAGCACAGGATGCCCTAGAGGACACAGTGGTGAGAGCACCAATGAGTGGTGTTATTTCAATCTTGAATGTCGTAGCTGGAGAGCTGGCAGGTGGGACACAACCATTGGCTACCATTGCTGATATTAATAGAGTTTATTTCCAAGTAGATGTAACGGAAAATATTGTAAACATGCTGGGAGATGGGCAAGAGGTAGTTGTTAATATCCCAGCAGCTTTAGAGGGGGAAATAATTGGAACCATTGATTTCATTAGTTCCACAGCAAATCCCAATACACGCCTTTATACGGTAAAAGTAAATATAGATAACCAAGAACGTAAGATTAGAACAGGTATGAGTGGCTCCATGGACTTAGATTTAGATGGTAGAGATAATGTGTTAGTAATTAATAGTAGAGCCGTTCTGAATCAAGAAGGAGAAGATATTGTATTTG
Encoded proteins:
- a CDS encoding efflux RND transporter periplasmic adaptor subunit, which encodes MTKKVIYFLLLTLLLTTVLVGCSGEEEATTILEEEAYVPVEVERAETKYIGNGVNLNGKIHANDEAMVLPKIPGRVTSVNVKLGDFVQKDSVLFTIDQKDVLRSIEQAEQSVNLAQRSVEQAENAVETTKISFETTKENIENAEINLQRTKELFDAGAASRSQLEQAELAASRRPLETVENQIRQAEIGYQQALNQLSQAQIGYRQAQDALEDTVVRAPMSGVISILNVVAGELAGGTQPLATIADINRVYFQVDVTENIVNMLGDGQEVVVNIPAALEGEIIGTIDFISSTANPNTRLYTVKVNIDNQERKIRTGMSGSMDLDLDGRDNVLVINSRAVLNQEGEDIVFVVEEDHAIERQVVLGMNTGAEVEIVEGLREGESVIVKGQQYVVDGERVKIVGGE